A window of Cellulosimicrobium protaetiae genomic DNA:
CGGTCCTTGCCCTTCGACTCCTTGCTCAGCAGCAGGTGCCGCAGCACCTGCTGCAGCGCCGCGTTCCCCAGCCCGACGGCGTCGATGTGCGCGGTCTTCGACGGCAGGAAGAGGTCCGCCTTGAGCGGCTGGAACGTCAGGCCGTCGGCCCCGTCGTCCACCCGGTGCACCTCGCCGTCGACCCGCTCGTCCCGTGCCGCACCCCCCGCGCCGTCGTGACCGGCGTCGACGAGCCGGAACAGCGTGCCCAGCGACTGGTAGAGGTGCGTGCCGTCCTGCGAGCGGTGATCGGCGATGTTCACGAGCGTCAGCTCGCGCAGCCGGTCCAGGCTGTAGCCCTGCTCGTACGTCGGGTCGCCGACGGGCAGCACGCCCAGCTCCGGGGACGCCTCCGCGAACAGGAGGAACAGGATCCGGTACAGGAAGCGCAGCGACTGCCCGGCGAGCTCCTGCGCCTCGGCCTGCGGCAGCGGGTCCAGACCCTGCGCGGCACGGCGCCGCACCACCTCGTTCGCGATGATCTCGATGGACAGCCGCACGCCCTCGCGCAGGTCCTTCGACACTCCGACGGTGTGCTTCACCGACTCGTCCAGCACGCCCGGCCACCACAGGTTGCCCTCGGGGTCCGGGGCGAGCGACGCCGCGTCGACGCACGTCAGTGCCGTGTCCGTCTCCCCGCCGCGCTTGTCGTCCGCCCGCTCGGCCACGAGCTGCAGGTCGACGGCGAGGTAGCGGCCCTCCGCCCAGCGCGCCTTCTCCGCGACGAGCATCCACCCGCCCGCCAGGACGAGCGCGAACTCGGGCGCGTCGTCCTGCACGAACAGGTACGACAGCAGCCGCGCCACCGAGTGGATCTGCGTCGTGTCGTCGACGGCGTACGGCTCGAGCAGTGTCCGGTCGCGGGGCGACGGCTTGTCCCGGTCGCCCTTGGCGAGCAGGGCCTCGACGTCCTTGACCGCCACCGCCTCGACGATCACCAGGGGAGCCGCGGCTTCCAGGCCGGTCGCGTGGACGCGCTCGACCGGGCCGTCCTGCTTCGACTGCAGCGCTACCGACGTGTAGCCGAGCACCCTGCGCAGCTCTGCGTACAGCTCGGGCAGCACCGCGAACCGGCCGCCCTCCTCGCCCAGCCCCGCCAGCGTCGACAGCAGGCTCGCCCGCGCACCCACGAACCGGGCACGCGTCGTCTGCTCGCCCTCCTTCTCGGCGTCGTCCCACGCCTTGCGGCGCTCCAGCACCCGCGTCCGGAAGGACTGCTTGCCGTCCGACCCGACGTAGTGCTCGCTGATCCAGTCCTCGCCGACGACGATCGCGTCGCTCGCGGCCATCAGTGGTTCTCCTCGGTGTCGGGCTGGTCGACGGGGACGACGACGAGCAGGGGTCGCAGCAGGGTGCGGTGCGGCACCATCTCCCGCGCGAGGCGGGTCTCCTCGTCGACGTCGGACTGGCGGCTCGCGATGCCGGACCTCGCCGCCGCGGCCTCGCGGCCGATGAGTGCCGACGCCTCCATGCGCCAGTGCTGGCTGCGTCGCAGCCACGCCTCGACGCGGTCCTGCGTCTCGGCGCGGATCGACTCGATCTGGTCGCCCACCGACGCCTCCGCGGACGCGACGGCCTGGCGGACGAACGGCTGGAGCGCCTCCGCGCCCGGGATCGCTCCCGTGTTGGTGGTGCCCACGCGCAGGTACGCGACGGCGTCGGCCGACGACGCGTGCTGTGACGCGAGGCCGAACGACGGGCTATCCGGGTTGGGGAACGCGACCGTCTGGTACGACGTCGCGACGACCTGACCCCGCACGTTGTACAACGCCGCCTGCACCAGCACCGTGAGGTCCTCGACGCCGCCGCGCACCGCGAACACCTGGCGGCGCTGCAACGTCGAGAGCACACGGTCGGACGCCCAGTCGACCACCGGGTGCAGCGGCCCGAGGAAGTGCGCCTCCGGCCAGGTGGAGCGCGACTCCGCGCTCTTCGCGTTCACCAGCTCCTGGGTGCCGCGCGCGGTCGCCGTCGCGAGCCGCAGCGTCTCGGTCACGTTCCGGTCCGCGAGGTACGACTGGGGCAGCACCTCCAGCCGCTGCTGCAGGTCGCGCGGCGGCTTGAGCGAGGCGAGGGACTGCTGGGGGTACGTCTTCCACGCGACGCCGTTCGGCGGCTCCTGCCCCGGCGTCGTGCAGATCTGGGTGAGCGCGTCCTCCAGGAACGACAGCTCGTCGTCGTAGACGCCTGTGCTGCCGCCGGTCTCCACCGTCGGGGCGGAGGTCTCCGGCTCGGCGGGAGCCGCGGCGCCCATGCCCATCAGACGCGCCAGGAGGCCGGCGGGACCGTCGTCGGCGACGACCTCCTCGACCTCCTTCACGACGTGCTCCAGCGACTTCGCCTGCCGGAGCACGTCGGCGATCGCCTTCTCCTCGGCCTTCACCGAGTACTCGCCCATGAGCGACGCCGTGTCGCCCAGAGCCCGGTGCGCGTGGTGCTCGCGCTCCACCAGACGCGTGAGCACACGAAGGTCACCACCGAACCGCGTCGTCGTCTGTGGGTCCAGCAGGAGGCTGGTGATCTGCGGGGCGTGCTTCTGCCCGTACCGGTCGATGCGGCCGTTGCGCTGCTCGATACGGATCAGGGACCACGGGATGTCGTAGTGCACCAGGTGGTGGCAGTGGCTGTGCAGGTTCACGCCCTCGGACGCCACGTCGCCCGTCACCAGCACGCGGATCGGGGACGACGCGAGCTTGAACGACTCGACGATCGCCTGCTGGTCGACGTCGGACAGACCGCCGTGCAGCACGACGACGTTCTCCTCCGTCAGCCCGAGGTCCTGCCCGAGCTTCTTCCGGAGCCAGCCCAGGGTCGCGACACGCTCCGCGAAGACCACCGCGCGCATCTCCGCACCCTTGCGGACGCCGATGCCCCGCAGATGGTCGAGCAGCGCGTCGTACTTCGCCGACGGCTCGGTGAGCGAGCGGCGGGCGAGGCCGTGCAGGCGCGTGAGCGCGGCACGCTCGGCGCCCCGCGTGCCGGTACCCGACGCCGCTCCCGGGCCGGGCGAGGCCAGGCCGGGAAGGTGCGCCGCGCCGTCGGGCACGGGGCTACCGTCCGTGGTGTCCGGGGCGACGAGCGAGTCCTCGTCGTCGGACTCCTGCCTGCCACCCTCCAGGACGCGCAGCCGCTTGCGGACCGACTCCTCCAGCGCGGCGGGGGAGGACAAGAACGCCTTGGCGAGCGTCCACGGGAAGAGCGTGGCACCGCCCTTGCCGGAGTACGGGCTCGCACCACCGGCCGGCCAGAGCCACGTGCGCTCCAGCTCGACCGCGATCTCCTCCTCGACAGGCGACGCCGGGACGAGCACGTTCTGCGGTTCCCTGCGCTCCGCCCAGTCGGCCCCCACGACCGACGCGACCTCGGGCGAGTGCCGGTGCCGACGGACGATCAGCCGCTCCACCTGCTTCTCGTCCAGCTCGACGCCGTCGGGCTTGACGGCGGACGGCTCCAGCATCCGGACCAGCGCCGCGAACGACCTGGGGTCACCGTTGTGCGGGGTGGCGCTGGCGAGGACGAGCGCGTCCGTCTGGCGGGAGAGCATCGTCGCGAGGCGAAAGTTCTGCGTCGAAGAGTTCGTCACGTTGTGCGACTCGTCGATCACGACCGCGTCCCACCGGTGCTTGCGCAGGTGCGCCACGTACTTGTCCGACTTCAACGTGTCGATCGAGATGATGACCCGCTTGAAGAACGCGAACGGGTTGCGGTTCGCCGGCAGCCTCTGCCGGATGCGCTGGATACCCGTGCTGTCCAGGCGGACGAACGGCAGGGCGAAACGCGTCCACAGCTCGAACTGCATCTGCTCCAGCACGTGCTTCGGCGTCACGACGAGGATCCGCTCGCCCCGCCCCCGCCGCGCGAGCTCCGACAAGATCATGCCGATCTCGAGCGTCTTGCCCAGGCCCACCGCGTCCGCCAGCAAGATGCGGGGACGCAGGTTGTCCGGGTCCAGAGCCTTGCGCACCGCCGCGAACTGGTACGGCAGCGGGTCCGCCAGCGCCCGGTGCGCCGTCGTGAGCGCCGGGTCCGCGATCGGGACCGGCGTCTTGCGCAGCATCGCCTCGAGCCACAGGCGCGACGTGCGGTACCTGGGCGAACCGTCCGCCACGACCGTCGTCTCCGCCGGGTCCGCGACCGCGACGTCGTCGAGCGCGGTCGAGAAGACCGCCTCCGTGTCACGCACCAGCTCCGACAACCCCACGACGTGGACGAAGTGCCCGTCCGTCGTCGGCTCGATCTGGGTGACCAGCCACTCCTCGTCCCGGATCACCACCGTCGACCCCGGGGCCGCGGTGAACTCGGCGGTTCGTGACTCGGTCGTTGCTGCCACGCTCAGTCCCTCGGTCGTGCTCGGTATCGGTGCACCAGCGGTGCGGTCGCTCAGGGCCGACGACACGGCGGCGGCCAGGCAGACTGCCCCGAGGATATCCGTGGTTCGGTTCCGTTTGTCCCCGGAGAGGGTGAAGAACTGCTTCCTTCCTCGACCGTCACGTCCATCGGTGAATGGAGAGATTTCACCCGTGGTGAAATATCCCGGAGTGCTCAAGAGCCCTGATCCAAGGACCCGAGCGCTACAGTCGCCTCGATCACCGGCGCGGCGTCCGGAGAACGTGATCGTGAGACGAGCAGGAGCCTCGAGTGACGGACGTGCTGGACAGCGACCAACCCCAGTCCGAGGCCCACCTGACGGACGCGAGGGTGCGTCTGCACACCCTGGTGAGCGAGGAGTGGTCGTGGGCGTCGTCGCTCGCCAAGATCCCGCAGATCAGCGAGGTCACGCTCACCGTCTCCGCTCCGCTGAGCGAGGCACGCGTCGAGGTCGCACTTCTCGACGGAGATCTGCGGTACGGCTCGGTCGTCGTGCACGACGGACCGGTCCGCACCCCGATCTTGCACCTCGGCAGCGTCCACGTACCGCTCTCCGCCACGGTCATGGCGTCGATCGACGAGCGCCGGACGGCCGAGTGCGTCGTGACCGTGTCCGTGCGTGGCGAGGTCCTCGCGCAGAAGGCGACCCCTGTGGACGTGCAGCCCCGCGACCTCTGGAACTGGGAGGGCGACCCACGTCGAACGCTGTCCCATCTGGGCGCCGTCCAGCGTCGGGTACGAGAGCTCGCGGTCCTGGCCGACGGGTCCGCGGCGTCCGTGACTCGTGCCGAGACGGTTCGTCTGGCGAGCCTCTTGCAGGTCGGGGCTCGGGACGGTCTTTCCCGCGCACTTCTCGCCACTTTCGTCCGGCCCAACCATCCGGAGGTTGCCGCCGTCGCGCGAGAGGCGGTGGACGTGCTCGGGGCCAAGACGGGAGACCCGGGATTCCACGCATTCCAAGACCCAGATCCCCTCCGTGCCGCACGGCGTGCCGACGTCACGGTCGACGCGGTCTACGAGACGCTGAGGGCGCGCAGGATCGCCTACTCGGAGCCCCCGCCCGGGTGGGACTACAGGTCCGCAGGACAACGTGTGCGGGACCACGGCGACGTCGCGCGCGGGGGACTCGGTACCTGCATGGACACGACCGTCCTCATGGCGGCCGTGCTCGAGCACGTCGGCGTCCTGCCCGTTCTCGTGCTCGTCCCCGGCCACATCTTCGTCGGCTACTGGCGCCGGGACCCCGATCAGGGCGCGCAGGACGACTGGTACCCCGGCAAGCCCGTCCTTTCCGATGCCGCGGAGATCAGCAGCCTTGTCGAGACGGGGATCCTCGGCCTCATCGAGACGACGACCTTCGCCGTCGGCAAGTCCGTGTCCGCTCGGCAAGCGTCGGAGATCGCACGAACCGGCCCCCTCGCGGACGGTCGTGCAGCGGGCGCGGTCACTCTCATCGACGTGGCCGCAGCTCGGAGAGACGGAGTGCGCCCGCTCCCCGCGATCAGCACGCGGGCGGACGGTGTCGTGGAGGTGCTCGTGGAGCGCCAGGGCGAGCGCCCCACGGTTCACCACGTGCCGCCCACGACGGACGACGGGATCCCGGGCCTACGGCAGGTCGACCACCACCCCGTGCGCTTTCGCACGTGGAAGTCGTCGCTGTTCAGCCTCAACGCACGGAACGCGCTGCTGAACCTCGGTCACGGACCCACCGTGCAGCCGCTCGTCCTTCCCAGCGACGCGCTCGGCGAGCTGGAAGACCGGCTCAACCAGGACGTCGACTTCAACCTCGTGCACGGGAGCGAGGTGTCCGACGTCGACCGGGCGCAGGAGATCCGGAACGCTCTCGGGCTGAACGCCGAACTGCTCCTGCGTCGACTCCAGGACCGCTCGCTCTACGTCCAGCGGATCAGCCGCGCAGCGTCGTCCAACGGGCCCGTCACGAGGACCAAGTTCGTCTCCGAGCTGCGGAGCATGGCTCGCCGTGCCAAGGAAGCTCGCGACGAGAAGGGGATGAACCCCCTCTTCTTGTGCCTCGGTCTGATCAAGTGGTCGCACAAGGCCGGTGCCGTGGCCGAGGCGCCGCTGATCCTCGTCCCGGTGAATCTCGCCGAACGCCGGTCGCGCGGTCGCTTCTCCCTGACGTTGGACCCGTCGTCGCAGACCACTCCCAACGCCGCCGTGATCGAGTGGCTGCGGCGCGAGCACGACCTGGCCGTTCCTGAGCTCGCCGAACCAGCCGCGGATCGGGCCGGCATCGACGTCGATGCGGTCCTCTCGGCCGTCGGGAGATCCGTGGCCGAGCGCGGACTGCCCTTCGCGGTCGCCGCAGAGGCTCGCCTCGCCATCCTGGACCTGTCCGCGTTCCGCATGTGGAGCGATCTCCACCACCACGGCGACTCCTACCTCGAGCAGCCGTTGATCAAGCACCTGACGCACACGCCGGCAGAGCCCTACATCGACCCCGTGATCGTGGGTGACGGTCGCGTGGACCCGTCCGCGCTGGAAGAGCTCCAGACCCCGATCCCTGCGGACGCGACGCAGAAGCTCGCCGTCCAGTGGGCGAAGGAGGGGCGCACGTTCGTCCTCCAGGGGCCGCCCGGCACGGGCAAGTCCCAGACCATCACGAACATGGTTGCTGAGTGCGTCCAGGCCGGGCAGAAGGTGCTGTTCGTGGCCGAGAAGGGGACTGCGCTCTCCGTGGTGCAGCGCCGGCTCGACGACATCGGGATGTCGCCGTTCACGCTCAACCTCCACCACGAGGGGTCCAGCTCAGCCGTCGTACGAGACCACCTGAAGCGGTCCCTGAGCACGCGTGCGACCCCGGATCCCGTGGCGATGGAGAGCGCCCAGCGGCGACTCAAGAGCTCGCGTTACGAGCTCGGTCAGTACCCGACCCGGCTGCACCGGGAGAACCCCGTCGGCCTGTCGGCCTACGGTGCGCACGACAGGTTGCTCGTCCTCGGCGACGGTCCGGTCCTCGACGTGCCGTCCGAGGTCGTCACTCACCGTCCGGACCTGGTGGACCAGGTGAGGGACGCGTTCTCCCGACTGCCTCAGCTCGCCGCCACGGCAGATGTGCGCCGGGGTCACCCGTGGCGTTTGGTGGGTCGCGCTCCGGCCGGGGCGCATGACGTGACGACCACTGCGACAGCGACCGTGCGAGGGATCCTCGACGGTCTGGCGTGGAGCGACACGCTCACCGGACCGCTGCGCACCGCTCTGGACGCGGCGACCACCCCAGGGCAGCTACGGCTCCTGGTGGTCGCTGCCGACCCTCTCCTTCCCCACGGACACGAGCTCGACGGGTTGCTTCAACCCAGCTGGCCCGACAGCGCCCACCAGAGCCTCGGAGCCTGCGAACGAGCTGTCGCCGAGCGACGAGCACATCTCGGCGGGTTCCACCCGGACGCACTCGCGCTGGACCTCCGGCAGATCTGGGCCGCCTTCGAGTCCGCGACGGCGTCAGGGCCCATCGGTCGGGCGAAGCGGCAGACGGCCGTGCTCGAACCTCTCCGGGCCTACCTGCCGGGCGGGGCGGTGGTCGCTCCCGCGGACGCCCGCGCCGCGCTGGGCGCACTGATCGCCGCGCAGGACACCGCGCGCTGGTGCGTGGAGACACTGGCACGGACGCCGGGGCTCGCGCCGGGTCGGTGGATCAACGTGTTCGTCGATGGGGTGCTCGATGGCGCGCGACGTCGGTTCGAGGAGCTCCGCAGCGCGACGGAACCGCTCCGTGAAGACTCCCCGTGGGGACGAACGGTCCGTGAGCTTGCCATCGCCGGGGTCGGCCATCACCTGGAGCGTCTGCGGGCGTACGCGGACGCGTGGACGAGCGCGTTCGAGGTCCTGGGTGCGATGCCCGCTGACCTCGAGGTATGGCGCGCCGGGGCCAGCCTCGCGACTGCCGCTCGGCGCGACGCCCCCACCTGGCGCGGCCAGATCGACCATGAGCGGCTCCTCCCGCTCCAGCGATGGACCGAGCTCGTCGGCTCCCTCCAGCCGCTCGTGGAAGCAGGGATGGACACCGTCCGTGCTCAGATCCTCGACGGGAGCCTCCCGGCGGACGAGGCGGACGAGGCATTCGAGCGTGGGCTCGCTCGAGCTTCGCAGGCCGAGCGCCTGCGCACCGAAGGGCTCGACCGCTTCGACTCGGAGGCGCACGACCGGCGTGTCGTCGCCTACTCGGAGGCGGAGACCGAGGCTAGGCGGCAATGGACCACGAGCGGGCCCGCGGCGCTCCTCGAACGACGCGGCGGAAACGGTCTCGGGATGCGCACTGGCGGGCTCGCGCGTGAGCTGGAGAAGACGCGCGGTCGGCTGGGTACGCGCGCGATCCTCAAGCGCTACGGCGACGCCGTCCAAGAACTGACACCGCTCGTGCTGGCCAGCCCGTCGTCCGTGGTCGACCTGGTCGCGCCGGGCGTCATGGACTTCGACCTGGTGATCTTCGACGAGGCGTCGCAGATCACCGTCCCCGAGGCCGTGGGGGCGATCGGACGCGCCCGCGCCGTCGTCGTGGTGGGGGACAGCAAGCAGATGCCCCCGAGCAGGAAGGTGGGTACTCAGCCCGCGACGGACGAGGAGATCGAGGACCCCGAGCTCGAGATCATCGAGGACCAGGAGTCGATCCTCAGCGAGTGCGAGCTTGCGCGCGTGCCGGTGCTGCGGCTCTCCTGGCACTATCGCAGCCAGGACGAGGCGCTCATCGCGTTCAGCAATGGGGCGTACTACGACGGCAAGCTCAGCAGCTTTCCTGCACCGACGCTGCTCTCCGCGACGACCGGGGTCGAGCTCGTCCGGGTGTCGGGGTCGTTCATCCGGGCCGGGAGCAGCGAGAAGCGCGAGTTCGGAACCACCGAGAAGATCATCGCTGGTAGAGGAACCAACGCCGACGAGGCGCTCGCCGTCGTCGAGGCCGTCCGAGAACTTCTCTCCGTCGCGAACCCGCCGACGATCGGCATCGTGACCTTCAACGAGCAGCAGCGCCAGCTCATCGAGGAACTGCTCAAGGACACGAGTGACCCGGCGATCACCGCGGCGTGCAACGAGTCGGCGATGGGCCCGTCGAACGTGCTGTTCGTCAAGGCGCTGGAGCAGGTCCAGGGAGACGAGCGCGACGTCGTGCTGTTCTCGGTCGCGTTCTCGAAGCAGGCGAACGGCAAGATTCCGTTGAACTTTGGTCCGCTGTCGAACGTCGGCGGCGAGAGGCGGCTCAACGTCGCCGTCACGCGGGCTCGGCGCAAGAACATCGTGTTCTGCAGCTTCGACCCCGATGAGCTCGACGCAGACAGCGCCACGTACAAGGGCGTCAAGGACCTCAAGAAGTTCCTGCTGTTCGCCCGGGACGCGAACCTCCGTGCCGACGTCGGCGCCGGACTCGACCGCACTGCAGTGCGCGACCGGCACCGCGACGACGTCGCCGAAACCCTCCGGGAGGCTGGGCTCCACGTTCTCACCGACGTCGGGCTCTCCGACTTCCGCCTGGACCTCGTCCTCGCCCGGCCTGACCGTCCGGAGCGGCTACTGCTGCCCGTGCTGCTCGACGGGGAGAGCTGGAGATCACGCAGAACGGTCTCCGACCGGGACGTCCTCCCCGTCGAGGTGCTGCAGAACCTCATGCGCTGGCCCGCAGTGGCTCGGATCTGGTGGCCGATGTGGCTGCAGAACCGCCAGGAGGTCGTCGACCGGATCCTCGCTCAGGTCGACGCGGTGGACCTCGCGCTTGCCACGAGCGAGGACATCGCCGAGGAACTGGAGCTCGACATCGAGACGGCGTCTTCCGCCCTGGCGCCTGTGCGCACAGCACCCGAGCCGGAGACGTTCACCTACGGTCAGGTGAACAACCTGTTCGGTGCGCCGCCCGACCTCTTTGACGCACCTGAAAACCTGCTTGTTGACTTCTCGGCCGCCGACACGAGGGCGAGCGCACCGGCGCAGGACATCGAGTGGCCTGGCGGGGCCGCTGGTGGCGCGAACGCGGGCGTGTCAGGGAGCGGGCTGGACCTCGCCCGTCCGACCTCG
This region includes:
- a CDS encoding helicase-related protein, with product MAATTESRTAEFTAAPGSTVVIRDEEWLVTQIEPTTDGHFVHVVGLSELVRDTEAVFSTALDDVAVADPAETTVVADGSPRYRTSRLWLEAMLRKTPVPIADPALTTAHRALADPLPYQFAAVRKALDPDNLRPRILLADAVGLGKTLEIGMILSELARRGRGERILVVTPKHVLEQMQFELWTRFALPFVRLDSTGIQRIRQRLPANRNPFAFFKRVIISIDTLKSDKYVAHLRKHRWDAVVIDESHNVTNSSTQNFRLATMLSRQTDALVLASATPHNGDPRSFAALVRMLEPSAVKPDGVELDEKQVERLIVRRHRHSPEVASVVGADWAERREPQNVLVPASPVEEEIAVELERTWLWPAGGASPYSGKGGATLFPWTLAKAFLSSPAALEESVRKRLRVLEGGRQESDDEDSLVAPDTTDGSPVPDGAAHLPGLASPGPGAASGTGTRGAERAALTRLHGLARRSLTEPSAKYDALLDHLRGIGVRKGAEMRAVVFAERVATLGWLRKKLGQDLGLTEENVVVLHGGLSDVDQQAIVESFKLASSPIRVLVTGDVASEGVNLHSHCHHLVHYDIPWSLIRIEQRNGRIDRYGQKHAPQITSLLLDPQTTTRFGGDLRVLTRLVEREHHAHRALGDTASLMGEYSVKAEEKAIADVLRQAKSLEHVVKEVEEVVADDGPAGLLARLMGMGAAAPAEPETSAPTVETGGSTGVYDDELSFLEDALTQICTTPGQEPPNGVAWKTYPQQSLASLKPPRDLQQRLEVLPQSYLADRNVTETLRLATATARGTQELVNAKSAESRSTWPEAHFLGPLHPVVDWASDRVLSTLQRRQVFAVRGGVEDLTVLVQAALYNVRGQVVATSYQTVAFPNPDSPSFGLASQHASSADAVAYLRVGTTNTGAIPGAEALQPFVRQAVASAEASVGDQIESIRAETQDRVEAWLRRSQHWRMEASALIGREAAAARSGIASRQSDVDEETRLAREMVPHRTLLRPLLVVVPVDQPDTEENH
- a CDS encoding AAA domain-containing protein, which codes for MTDVLDSDQPQSEAHLTDARVRLHTLVSEEWSWASSLAKIPQISEVTLTVSAPLSEARVEVALLDGDLRYGSVVVHDGPVRTPILHLGSVHVPLSATVMASIDERRTAECVVTVSVRGEVLAQKATPVDVQPRDLWNWEGDPRRTLSHLGAVQRRVRELAVLADGSAASVTRAETVRLASLLQVGARDGLSRALLATFVRPNHPEVAAVAREAVDVLGAKTGDPGFHAFQDPDPLRAARRADVTVDAVYETLRARRIAYSEPPPGWDYRSAGQRVRDHGDVARGGLGTCMDTTVLMAAVLEHVGVLPVLVLVPGHIFVGYWRRDPDQGAQDDWYPGKPVLSDAAEISSLVETGILGLIETTTFAVGKSVSARQASEIARTGPLADGRAAGAVTLIDVAAARRDGVRPLPAISTRADGVVEVLVERQGERPTVHHVPPTTDDGIPGLRQVDHHPVRFRTWKSSLFSLNARNALLNLGHGPTVQPLVLPSDALGELEDRLNQDVDFNLVHGSEVSDVDRAQEIRNALGLNAELLLRRLQDRSLYVQRISRAASSNGPVTRTKFVSELRSMARRAKEARDEKGMNPLFLCLGLIKWSHKAGAVAEAPLILVPVNLAERRSRGRFSLTLDPSSQTTPNAAVIEWLRREHDLAVPELAEPAADRAGIDVDAVLSAVGRSVAERGLPFAVAAEARLAILDLSAFRMWSDLHHHGDSYLEQPLIKHLTHTPAEPYIDPVIVGDGRVDPSALEELQTPIPADATQKLAVQWAKEGRTFVLQGPPGTGKSQTITNMVAECVQAGQKVLFVAEKGTALSVVQRRLDDIGMSPFTLNLHHEGSSSAVVRDHLKRSLSTRATPDPVAMESAQRRLKSSRYELGQYPTRLHRENPVGLSAYGAHDRLLVLGDGPVLDVPSEVVTHRPDLVDQVRDAFSRLPQLAATADVRRGHPWRLVGRAPAGAHDVTTTATATVRGILDGLAWSDTLTGPLRTALDAATTPGQLRLLVVAADPLLPHGHELDGLLQPSWPDSAHQSLGACERAVAERRAHLGGFHPDALALDLRQIWAAFESATASGPIGRAKRQTAVLEPLRAYLPGGAVVAPADARAALGALIAAQDTARWCVETLARTPGLAPGRWINVFVDGVLDGARRRFEELRSATEPLREDSPWGRTVRELAIAGVGHHLERLRAYADAWTSAFEVLGAMPADLEVWRAGASLATAARRDAPTWRGQIDHERLLPLQRWTELVGSLQPLVEAGMDTVRAQILDGSLPADEADEAFERGLARASQAERLRTEGLDRFDSEAHDRRVVAYSEAETEARRQWTTSGPAALLERRGGNGLGMRTGGLARELEKTRGRLGTRAILKRYGDAVQELTPLVLASPSSVVDLVAPGVMDFDLVIFDEASQITVPEAVGAIGRARAVVVVGDSKQMPPSRKVGTQPATDEEIEDPELEIIEDQESILSECELARVPVLRLSWHYRSQDEALIAFSNGAYYDGKLSSFPAPTLLSATTGVELVRVSGSFIRAGSSEKREFGTTEKIIAGRGTNADEALAVVEAVRELLSVANPPTIGIVTFNEQQRQLIEELLKDTSDPAITAACNESAMGPSNVLFVKALEQVQGDERDVVLFSVAFSKQANGKIPLNFGPLSNVGGERRLNVAVTRARRKNIVFCSFDPDELDADSATYKGVKDLKKFLLFARDANLRADVGAGLDRTAVRDRHRDDVAETLREAGLHVLTDVGLSDFRLDLVLARPDRPERLLLPVLLDGESWRSRRTVSDRDVLPVEVLQNLMRWPAVARIWWPMWLQNRQEVVDRILAQVDAVDLALATSEDIAEELELDIETASSALAPVRTAPEPETFTYGQVNNLFGAPPDLFDAPENLLVDFSAADTRASAPAQDIEWPGGAAGGANAGVSGSGLDLARPTSSNDKVSIFVPAHCEVVGSREVLDALPDRGAAAAVRAQVMDVITVEGPVAVDRLVRVVGRRFGLTTVRASRAADIARLVPRAQIRRGADAAFAWPQHIDPGTWTGYRIPDPDGTRRFDEIAPEEIANAMRAVVDAEPELDDEGVLRRTAAVFGLSRLGAGARARLEAVHDRNRAR